ccccaacCGCTCATTGCTTCCCCCCTCGAGGCTTTCTGTCCACTCTGTGAATTAGGAGAGTCAACCAAAATGAGGCTTTTTTGCACAATTGAATTCCAGTAAAGGGAGGCTttccaatttgaaaaaaaaaaaaaagaaaagaggaatctttcccccccaaaatgtgGGAAAGTGTGTGGAGGAGTTTGGGAGAAGCTCAGCAACATGCAGCTGCTCCCTCCTTTACGCCAGCGTTTGTGCAAGGCAGTGCAAAGCCGCGGAAGCCGCAGGAGCAGCGGGGGTGTGCGTGGAAAGCAAAGGGGGtcctggcagagcaggagccaTCGCGTTTGTACCTCACTGCCTGCTACGTGGCCTTGGGCAACTCATTAAGGCCAAAATGGTCAAACCTCGGTGATGGGAGATAAGCGGTGAAATAAAACATCTCATTGTTCAGGTCTCTGAGGTCAGTATCTTCAGAAGTACTCAGGTGTTTAAAGTGAGGATGGCTGTGATGGAGGTCCTGTCGCCCCTGGTTAGAGAGATCAGGATCCAGCTTTTAGATGAAAGAGCCGGCAGCCCGCTTGGcctttttcagaagttttaggCAGGGTGTTGCCGATGGCCAGGCGCCGGTGGCACGAGGCCAGGAGCCAGCTCAGGCTGCCAGTCTGCCTCGAAAGAGTTGGTGGGCAGCAGGCATTTAAAGCTAAATAAATCATTTCGGGCCAGAGGGATGCAATGCCTGGGTGAAATCTGGTGGGAGCGTGATTCTCTGTCCTGAGTCTTGCCCAGGGCTCGGAGGGAGGCTGCAGCCTTGGTCCACGCGTGCCCAGGCTCCTGGTCTGGTCTGGCCATgtccccagggatgctggtggcCTCATTCAGGCTGTGCTTTGCAAGACCCAACGGTGCTCAAGAAGAAGTATGTCTGCACTTTCCCTTTGGTCAGCGTGAGGGAAAGGTTGCAAGTCACCATGGTTCACATCTGTCCACGCTCTGAGGAGCTGCTCGTTCATGCAGGACAGAATCTGGCCCATCTCAAGCCAAAAGGACGGGAATTTGGGGGCAGTGAGCTCCTCATCAGGCAGCAGGTACACATCAGCAGGAGGCTGAAGCTGCTCCCACTCTCCAGGTGCAGATAGCACCGAAAGTCCTTAGTGAAGACAATGTCCACCCCTGCGCAAAAGGCCACATCCACCCCGTGGCGAGCGCCGCTGCGCGCTCGATCCTGCCTCGGTCACTGCCGAGCTGCCCACTGCTTTTGCTTGGATTTCTCCAAGTTGCTTTTGCTGCCGTTACTCCTGTCCGTGCCTTGCCCGTGGGTCTGGCCCACGCACAGGACCCTCTCCACAGCACTCGGCATTTCTGGAGGGCTTTGCAAAATGCATATCGACTGCAAAAAAGGGTGGAAAAACCCTCCAAGCAGAACACTGCCCTAGCTAGTGCCCCACAGGACCGTGTTGCAGCCCCGtgccaggctggctggggcaaACCTGCCCGTCCCAGCAGACGGCTGGCAGCAGACGGCACTTTGCTGCTGTCCCGTGCGCTGCGGGAAGGACGCCCGAGGCTCAGGCTCGCTGCTGACTTCAGCATGTACCTTAGCTGACTGGGGGACTGGCCACAGCCCTTAATCCTCTCTACGTGCTGGCTCGCAGACTCGCTGCGTCCCCCGGCCCTGCCGCTCGCAGCCCCCGGGGCTGGGCAGAGCCCTGCGGCCCTGCACGACCCTTCAAGTGGACGCTCGCCACAGCTGGGACGCGGTAACAAAAGCTCCCGTGTGATGGGTTTGAAGGAGAAGCATCAACATTTGACGTGAATAGGTGGACAATGAAGCAGAGGGCAAGGGGATGGCTTCGAGCAGGGGCTAATTGCGCGTCCCTGGCAGTTGCGGGGGGGGACAGTCACACAAATCCCATTGGTGTCACCCGCAACAGGCTCACTGCTGGTCGGTTGAGGTGGAATAATGGGGCAGTGATTGAAGAAACAAAGAATAGTCATTCAAATAATTAATAGCATCAGCCGTGCTCATGTAAAGGGGTGCCGGTGTGCCGCGGGATGCTCCGGCGCTGCTCCGTGCCCAGCCACGTCACCAAACCCTTCGTTAGTGAGCGAGCGGTGCCCGGCATGGGGCTGGTGCTGCCGCACGCGAGGGACCAGGCGCGTCCAAGTGCGGCACACGTAGCCTGCAAAAATGTGGGCTGACACCCTGCAGCTGCAGTTGCATACCTGCTGCCCGGTTGCACTAGAGGGCAGAGGTAAGGCTTTGCGTGAtgccatgattttatttttcGTGTTTGTAGTTCTTGAAAGGTTACCTGTAACTTTGAACCTCTGGGGTTTGTCAGGTTTGCTTTTAAGACCAACATCTTGAAGTGACTGAAACCGCTGCGTTACTCTCAATCCCAGCTCCAGGTTAACGGGGCTTCTCCTTTGGAACGGgaaaacttgattttttaaaatctgctttgcaGCTTTTTAAGCTACTTTGCAGTGCCTTTATTTTAATTATCACAAGTTCAGTAAGAGAATTTAATTCCACCCGGCACCGGGTGCCGCAGGCTGGGGTGGACGGACAGACACTGCTGCCTGTCCCCGGGCTGCTGGGACATGTCTGCAGGCAAggagctgcagaggagctgctaTCTGTCAGCTCTGCAAAGAGGCAGTTTGCAATGCAAACCCACAGGCTCTAACCAGACTCCCACACCTGGAACCAGTCAGAACTCAACCAGTCTGGTTACACGAGATAAAATGGAGCACATGCTGCATTTTTAGAGCACATGGGATGGCGGAGGGTGGAAGAGCTGTTAGGAGTCATTAAACCTCAGAAGCGCTGAAGCAAGCTGTGGTGGGGAGTCAAGGATTTAGGGTGAGTGTCAGGTGCTAATTCTGCAAATACCAAGGGCAGCTCTTCTGTACGTGCCGACGGGGTAGGGATGGTTTCCGTTTGGTGATTGGCATCCTCAGGCTGGGGTTTTGCCCATTTTTGTGTGTAGCTTTGATCAGTGAATGAAAACCTGTAAAGGCAGAGGTACAGCCTGGCTGAGCTGGCCAAGCTGAGTGAAGCGCAGAGCCCAGCATCACGGCTGCAAAGTATCTCTGACTTATTAAATACGGCAGTGTGGGGTAGGACAGCAGGAGGGCAAGAGCTCAGGTTGATTTGGTTTCTTCACTATCGCCATGGGCCAGGCCCTCCGCTGGGGTGAGCTGGTACCACTGACTGCACAGGAACTCACTGAGTCACacaaggcaaatatttttccctttgattttcaCCCTGAGAAAATCTTGAGCTGACCTTGTTAATCCCGTGCGTTACAAACCTCCCCCTGTCCTTTATCAAGTTTCGGCCACGGGATAGTATTACCAGCTTAGCACCTCTGGCCGCTCCTGCCAGCATCCTGCCTGGCGCGGTGCCACCCCGTTCAGTCTCCCGGTCTTCCTGGAGGAAGGATTCCCGGAGCGATCCCGActgtcccagggctgctgggccGGCAGGACCACACCGGtggtggagggagaagaaaagctggATGGCTGCGGTCGGCTCCAGCATGGTGCTGCACATCTGCAAGGTGCGTTAACCGGGGTCTCTATAGGGTGGTGATGCCGTTAGAGATCCTGCCAGCTCCTGAGGTTGCAGTCTCTTATGCAGTTTTAATTCCTGTGCCTGGAATGATGCTCCATGGCCACACAAAGTGCTCGGGCCCCGCTATTCTCCATCCCCCTCAGCTCAAGCCCAGCATCTCAGAGCCTGAACAAGGGCTCTGGAGCAAGCTGTGCCTGCAGTCGAAGGTCTGACCCCAGCTCGACTGGGTGCTGCGACACGCTCCTGCCCGTGCCTTGCCGGAGCAGCCCGGTCTGCAGGTGGACCCCAAGACAAACCTGCAGCTCCCGCCTGGGTCTGGCTTCTGCTGCTCACGGGCTTCAGCACCCACAGTAGCCCTGGGCACACGCCAGTGGCTGCTCAGCCCCGGCCGAGGGAGCACCCGCTCCACTGAGTGCGTTTGTTCGACCTGCTCAGCGCTGGGTGTCCAAATAACTGCTTGCTGGAGTAAAACAGATCAAGTTTGCATCTGCCTCCAGCACTGAGAGCTGCCGGAGAAAGGGTGTAATTAAAAACAACATCGCTATTGACACAGCCTGCCATCCAAACAGACCTGGCTGAGCGCACTGGCTGATGCTCAGCCCCGAGCTGTGCCGGGACGGGGGCTGCGCGATGCCGGGCGGGAGGGGGGCTCCGGGCAGGCTGCAGAGCCCGGCTGGGGACTGGGGCTGCACCAGCCAGCACTGGGGAGGTGCCTtgggggatgcagggggaaaGAGCGTGCAGAGCTCGGGGAGGAAATAGTTAATGCCCCTCTCCTCCTAATATTAAGGGACAAATCCTTTCCCCGGCCTGGTGCCCAAATAAACAGGCTGAGTGTTGCATAAGGAGGAGGGTGGGAACACCTCTACGTGCCTCTCTGGAGACTGGCTGTCTAATTACGGCGTTGTGGCCCCCCCCGTGCCGAGCCCTCCCTCAGGTTTTGCCCTGCCTGCACGCACCCACCAGCCCCGTGCCCTGCCACTGCCACGGACGGGTGCTGTCCCCAGCTGGTGGCACAGCTCGATGGTCCTGGGTGGGGAACAGCCACGATGGGGCTGCCGCTCATGGAAAGGTCTGGGCgatgccagggcagagcccccACGGCCCCTGGGAAGCTCTGCGGGACCACTGCAGTCGGCGTGGATGGGTCTGGAGGAGGgtggagagagggcaggaggacCCTTGGAGACCCACGGGGCAGGGTGCCCACCCGGGGGTCTCCCTGGGTCCATCCAACCCTACGGCTCTGCAGCGAGCGGGGTGCCGCAGCCCCAGGGATGCGGCTCCCAAGGCCGTGGGGAAAGTGGCACGGGGTGGCCACGGCCACCTCGCCGGCCCCAGCCCGTGCCTTGACACGGCTTCTCGAAGGTGCCCAAGCAGGAGCAGGATGGATGCAAGAAGGGAAGCCAGTGCTCGGCTCGGCTCCCAGCGGGCTCCCTCTGCCGACAGCCGCTCCGGCTAGGCTCCCACGCCACCACCGCACACccttgcactggaaaaaaaaatccagccccAAAATGCATCCCTTTGCcccaagaagctggcacaggctTAGAGCTCCTGGCCTCGCCAGAGGAAAGGCTGGAGCATGGCCCACGGGGCAGCGCAAGAGTCCGGAGCCCCCACCCCGTCCTCCTGCTGCCGGACCACAGGAGCATTTTGcgacacatatatataaataaaaatgaaatatttaatttcctttttttaaaaaaaagaatccctgACAAAGTGCTTCACAGAGCATCCTCACCAGTGAGGCGGGAGGTGGAAGGTGTTTGACAGGGGGTGTGCATGAgagcaggggaaactgaggcacggaatGGTTACGTCCACAGCGGTTGAGCCCGGGAGGGGACCCGGCTGCTCTCACGCCTGTGCCGTGGCCACCAGCCCCACTTCTCCCCCCAGGACAGCCCCTACACACCGTGAGCACCGTGAGTGCCGTGGGGCCACCAGTCCACGCGTGGGGAAGGGTCACCCATGGGGCCAAGGTCGTGGTCTCTGGAAAGGCATCGGGAGCACCGCCCAGCTCCCTGGCACTGTCACCGCAGGGGGATCGCCCGCTCGGGTGCCAGACGGCAGCGGATCGAGGGGGACGAGGCCACTGTGACGCAGCGGCCATTTGGGAGGCTGCTGGTTTGGGAGAGCGGCTCCAGAGATGTGGGAAGCGGCAAGTCCCGGGATGCGCAGCCAGCCGGACCCGGTGCGTCGAGCAGCGGCCGTCCTGTGCCCTGGCTTGGCCAGCCTCTGCGGCCGGGCTGGGGCGGCCGGGGGGCACGGACCCCCGGGGCAGGGCTCCAGCCTTGGGCATCGTGGGGTCCAGCACACCTGGGCCGTGTTTGCGCAGGACAGCCCGGAGCGTGGCAAAGTGCCCGGggtcagcagcagctcttcttgGGCTTGTCGTTGGGAGTGAGTTTGATGGAGTCGGTTAAATAGCTCTCAAAAATCCctttatgctggaaaaaaaaccagagaagAGAAAGAGTGAGTGATGCCAGCTCAGCGCCAGCCTGAGTGGACTGAAGGACTGGGGAGCACAGGTTCAGTCCCGATTCGTGATTAAAGACAAAATCCAGGGAAAAGCCACCTGGctcagccagggagcagggctaTCCCGCTTGCTTAGTGTGGGGACACGAAGGTCCCCGTGGGGTGGCCACTAGAGGACAGCGCTGGTGCGCTGTACGGTGCCGCACGCCCGGTCCCGTCACCACGGGCAAAGAGAAATAGCGATTCTTATTCTTTTCTAACTGGTTTAAGATCTGTTTTAAGAAATCAAACACTGGTGCATTTCTCTTTCCTGGGGCTCTCCTACACGTTATAAATAGAAGATATTCTGCATCAGAGGGTGAGCTGGGAGGGTCTGTCAGATCACCTCGGGGGGGGTGGCTGAGTCCGGCTCCCACCCGAATCCCTGCTGTCGGTACAGGCTTGGTGCAGGAGCGATGCTCACCGTCATTAACGCCTGCTTTGTGAGGGTCTCGAAAGCCTCTGCAACGTTGATGTTGTTCTTGGCACTGACTTCAAAATAAGGGATATCTTTCTCCTTGCACCAGGCTGAGGCAATCTCCTTGGGTACCTGGGGAAAGGAGGATGGAGCCACAACCCAGCCCGGCGCAGGGCTGCCTGTAGCTGCTGGCGAGTTGGCAGAGGGGACCCTCCTCGCCCATCCAGGCACTGCGGAGAgagggcagggtgctggcagcgcaggcagctgTCTGAGACGCTTAATTCCTGCTGTCTTCAGAGAGGACAATCTCTGCTGCGAAGGGCAGTGGGGGGATGCTGCTTATGCCCTCCGAGAGGCATGGGGGAGGCGGCAGCACCGGgtgcccagcagctcctcctcgcCCAGAAGCCCTGGTTTTCATGTGAGCATCAGAAACCTTTGCCTGGTTCTGCAGGCAAAGGATCAGCGCTCGTAAGCCATTGGGGCACTAAGGCGTCCCAATCCACGCACCCCGCTGTCTCTCCTCCACCCTTACCTGCCGATCGCAGATGTCTATTTTGTTCCCCAACACGACCATGGGGAAATCTTGCTCCCTCGGAATGACCTTCTCCAGAAAGTCATCTCTCCAGTTGTCTAGGGACTCAAATGACTCCCTGTCTGTCACGTCGAAGGCCAGCACGCAGCCGTCCGAGCCTTTGTAAAAGGTTGACACCATGGACCGGAATCGCTCTTGTCCCCCTGTGTCCCAGATCTAGGGAGAGAATGGCATGGGTACAGACACACGACATGCACGAGCGTTTGCAGCCCTGTGCTCTGTTAAGCTCAGGGGACCAGCTTCAGGGAGTGCTGAGCCCCCAAAACTCCTGTGGGATTTCAGTATGGTTCATggatgctcagggctgctgaAAATCAGGCCCTGCAAATCCAGCCCCACACCTCATGACACCCGTA
The Harpia harpyja isolate bHarHar1 chromosome 19, bHarHar1 primary haplotype, whole genome shotgun sequence DNA segment above includes these coding regions:
- the RAB7B gene encoding ras-related protein Rab-7b, with the protein product MSRCGAPQPPSPGGEQAGISAGAGRPFLDPPLSSLPSPGRRLERSREPRPPGRRMPRQGLSMDASKKVDLKIIIIGALGVGKTSLLHQYVHKTFYEDYRTTLGASILTKVLTVDNTPLKLQIWDTGGQERFRSMVSTFYKGSDGCVLAFDVTDRESFESLDNWRDDFLEKVIPREQDFPMVVLGNKIDICDRQVPKEIASAWCKEKDIPYFEVSAKNNINVAEAFETLTKQALMTHKGIFESYLTDSIKLTPNDKPKKSCC